The following are encoded together in the Tamandua tetradactyla isolate mTamTet1 chromosome 14, mTamTet1.pri, whole genome shotgun sequence genome:
- the TGM7 gene encoding protein-glutamine gamma-glutamyltransferase Z isoform X1, giving the protein MDQALELRSVDLQSPRNNKEHHTLEMGLTRLIVRRGQVFTVVLKFNRDFRPQTDHLTFVAETGPEPSELLGTRATFLPTPAQHGNVWSASDFTVDLNSLQVSLFTPASAAIGPYILTVVISQGRGPGVTYLLGTFILLFNPWSAEDDVYLPSDMLLQEYVMMDYGFVYKGHERFITVWPWNYGQFEDDIIDICFEILNKNLYFLKNPSKDCSQRSDVVYVCRVVSAMINSNDDNGVLQGNWGEDYSNGVSPLEWNGSVAILRQWSARGGQPVKYGQCWVFAAVMCTVMRCLGVPTRVVSNFQSAHNMDGNLTIDTYYDQTAEMLPTQRRDKIWNFHVWNECWMIRKDLPPGYNGWQALDPTPQQTSSGLFCCGPASVKAVKEGEVHLAYDTPFVYAEVNADEVIWLFGDGRALEILAHNTSYIGKEICTKMVGSDRRQNITGSYKYPEGSTKERSIFMKASRKMLGPRWTSSPFLDLLGSNDSMYQPVQLQLHLARTPKWGQDLMLTLHAWRVPDRSHLRGPIRLVLRFCAQAMLHGGNMRGALWRQTLRLKLSFGEEVQWPLLLPYNNYRDKLTDEKLIRVSGIAKVKETGRSMLVLKDISLELPHLSIEVSEKAEVGKELRVYITLTNTQSVALSNCIIVLEGSGLIDGQISRDLGTLMAGHTIQIQLSLYPIKTGHRQLQVLISSKEIKEIKGYKDIRVAASRAP; this is encoded by the exons CCTTGGAGCTCCGCTCTGTCGACCTGCAGAGCCCCAGGAACAACAAGGAACACCACACACTGGAGATGGGTCTGACGCGGCTCATCGTCCGCCGCGGCCAGGTCTTCACCGTGGTCCTGAAATTCAATAGGGACTTCCGGCCCCAGACCGACCACCTCACCTTCGTGGCAGAGACAG GGCCAGAGCCCTCTGAGCTGCTGGGAACCCGAGCCACGTTCTTACCCACCCCGGCCCAACATGGGAATGTCTGGAGTGCTTCAGACTTCACCGTGGACCTGAACTCGCTCCAGGTTTCCCTCTTCACACCGGCCAGTGCAGCCATCGGCCCCTACATCCTGACGGTGGTGATCTCCCAGGGCAGGGGTCCCGGTGTGACTTACCTGCTGGGGACGTTCATCCTGCTCTTTAACCCTTGGAGTGCAG AGGACGATGTCTACCTACCAAGTGATATGCTGCTGCAGGAGTACGTCATGATGGACTACGGCTTTGTTTACAAGGGTCATGAAAGGTTCATCACTGTGTGGCCCTGGAACTACGGGCAG TTTGAAGATGACATCATAGATATCTGCTTTGAAATACTGAATAAGAACCTGTATTTCCTAAAGAACCCGTCCAAAGACTGTTCCCAGCGGAGCGACGTGGTGTACGTCTGCAGGGTGGTGAGCGCCATG ATCAACAGCAACGATGACAATGGAGTGCTGCAGGGGAACTGGGGAGAGGACTACTCCAACGGGGTCAGCCCCCTGGAGTGGAACGGCAGCGTGGCCATCCTGCGGCAGTGGTCGGCCAGGGGTGGGCAGCCCGTGAAGTATGGTCAGTGCTGGGTCTTTGCAGCTGTTATGTGTACTG TAATGAGATGCCTAGGTGTTCCAACCCGCGTCGTATCCAATTTCCAGTCTGCCCACAACATGGATGGGAACCTGACCATCGACACCTACTACGACCAAACTGCAGAGATGCTGCCAACTCAGAGACGGGACAAGATATG GAATTTCCATGTCTGGAACGAGTGCTGGATGATCCGGAAAGATCTCCCACCAGGATACAACGGGTGGCAGGCGCTGGACCCCACTCCCCAACAAACCAGCAGTG GGCTGTTCTGCTGTGGCCCTGCCTCCGTGAAGGCTGTCAAGGAAGGGGAGGTCCACCTGGCCTATGACACCCCGTTTGTGTACGCCGAGGTGAATGCCGATGAAGTTATTTGGCTTTTTGGGGATGGCCGGGCCCTGGAAATCCTGGCTCACAACACCAGTTACATTGGGAAGGAAATCTGCACCAAGATGGTGGGGTCAGACCGGCGCCAGAACATCACCGGCTCCTACAAGTATCCAGAAG GATCTACTAAGGAGCGGTCTATATTCATGAAAGCTTCCCGGAAAATGCTGGGCCCGAGATGGACCTCTTCGCCCTTCCTCGATCTGCTGGGCTCCAACGACTCCATGTATCAGCCGGTGCAGCTACAGCTTCACCTGGCCAGGACGCCCAAATGGGGCCAGGACCTGATGCTGACACTGCATGCCTGGAGGGTCCCAGACAGATCCCATCTCAGGGGCCCCATTAGGCTGGTCCTGCGCTTCTGTGCCCAGGCCATGCTGCATGGGGGCAACATGCGGGGGGCCCTCTGGAGGCAAACACTGCGCTTGAAACTGAGCTTTGGGGAGG AAGTGCAGTGGCCACTCCTGCTGCCCTACAACAACTACAGAGACAAGCTAACGGACGAAAAGCTGATCCGTGTGTCTGGCATTGCCAAGGTCAAGGAGACGGGGAGGTCCATGCTGGTGCTGAAAGATATCTCACTGGAGCTCCCTCACTTATCTATCGAG GTATCTGAGAAGGCTGAGGTGGGCAAGGAGCTGAGAGTCTACATCACCCTCACCAACACCCAATCTGTGGCTCTGAGTAATTGCATAATCGTGCTGGAGGGAAGTGGCCTCATCGATGGACAGATATCAAGAGA CCTTGGAACTCTGATGGCCGGACACACCATTCAAATTCAGCTGAGCCTCTACCCCATCAAAACTGGGCATCGCCAGCTGCAAGTCCTCATCAGCAGCAAGGAGATCAAGGAGATCAAGGGCTACAAGGACATCCGGGTGGCTGCATCCAGGGCCCCCTGA
- the TGM7 gene encoding protein-glutamine gamma-glutamyltransferase Z isoform X3 codes for MGLTRLIVRRGQVFTVVLKFNRDFRPQTDHLTFVAETGPEPSELLGTRATFLPTPAQHGNVWSASDFTVDLNSLQVSLFTPASAAIGPYILTVVISQGRGPGVTYLLGTFILLFNPWSAEDDVYLPSDMLLQEYVMMDYGFVYKGHERFITVWPWNYGQFEDDIIDICFEILNKNLYFLKNPSKDCSQRSDVVYVCRVVSAMINSNDDNGVLQGNWGEDYSNGVSPLEWNGSVAILRQWSARGGQPVKYGQCWVFAAVMCTVMRCLGVPTRVVSNFQSAHNMDGNLTIDTYYDQTAEMLPTQRRDKIWNFHVWNECWMIRKDLPPGYNGWQALDPTPQQTSSGLFCCGPASVKAVKEGEVHLAYDTPFVYAEVNADEVIWLFGDGRALEILAHNTSYIGKEICTKMVGSDRRQNITGSYKYPEGSTKERSIFMKASRKMLGPRWTSSPFLDLLGSNDSMYQPVQLQLHLARTPKWGQDLMLTLHAWRVPDRSHLRGPIRLVLRFCAQAMLHGGNMRGALWRQTLRLKLSFGEEVQWPLLLPYNNYRDKLTDEKLIRVSGIAKVKETGRSMLVLKDISLELPHLSIEVSEKAEVGKELRVYITLTNTQSVALSNCIIVLEGSGLIDGQISRDLGTLMAGHTIQIQLSLYPIKTGHRQLQVLISSKEIKEIKGYKDIRVAASRAP; via the exons ATGGGTCTGACGCGGCTCATCGTCCGCCGCGGCCAGGTCTTCACCGTGGTCCTGAAATTCAATAGGGACTTCCGGCCCCAGACCGACCACCTCACCTTCGTGGCAGAGACAG GGCCAGAGCCCTCTGAGCTGCTGGGAACCCGAGCCACGTTCTTACCCACCCCGGCCCAACATGGGAATGTCTGGAGTGCTTCAGACTTCACCGTGGACCTGAACTCGCTCCAGGTTTCCCTCTTCACACCGGCCAGTGCAGCCATCGGCCCCTACATCCTGACGGTGGTGATCTCCCAGGGCAGGGGTCCCGGTGTGACTTACCTGCTGGGGACGTTCATCCTGCTCTTTAACCCTTGGAGTGCAG AGGACGATGTCTACCTACCAAGTGATATGCTGCTGCAGGAGTACGTCATGATGGACTACGGCTTTGTTTACAAGGGTCATGAAAGGTTCATCACTGTGTGGCCCTGGAACTACGGGCAG TTTGAAGATGACATCATAGATATCTGCTTTGAAATACTGAATAAGAACCTGTATTTCCTAAAGAACCCGTCCAAAGACTGTTCCCAGCGGAGCGACGTGGTGTACGTCTGCAGGGTGGTGAGCGCCATG ATCAACAGCAACGATGACAATGGAGTGCTGCAGGGGAACTGGGGAGAGGACTACTCCAACGGGGTCAGCCCCCTGGAGTGGAACGGCAGCGTGGCCATCCTGCGGCAGTGGTCGGCCAGGGGTGGGCAGCCCGTGAAGTATGGTCAGTGCTGGGTCTTTGCAGCTGTTATGTGTACTG TAATGAGATGCCTAGGTGTTCCAACCCGCGTCGTATCCAATTTCCAGTCTGCCCACAACATGGATGGGAACCTGACCATCGACACCTACTACGACCAAACTGCAGAGATGCTGCCAACTCAGAGACGGGACAAGATATG GAATTTCCATGTCTGGAACGAGTGCTGGATGATCCGGAAAGATCTCCCACCAGGATACAACGGGTGGCAGGCGCTGGACCCCACTCCCCAACAAACCAGCAGTG GGCTGTTCTGCTGTGGCCCTGCCTCCGTGAAGGCTGTCAAGGAAGGGGAGGTCCACCTGGCCTATGACACCCCGTTTGTGTACGCCGAGGTGAATGCCGATGAAGTTATTTGGCTTTTTGGGGATGGCCGGGCCCTGGAAATCCTGGCTCACAACACCAGTTACATTGGGAAGGAAATCTGCACCAAGATGGTGGGGTCAGACCGGCGCCAGAACATCACCGGCTCCTACAAGTATCCAGAAG GATCTACTAAGGAGCGGTCTATATTCATGAAAGCTTCCCGGAAAATGCTGGGCCCGAGATGGACCTCTTCGCCCTTCCTCGATCTGCTGGGCTCCAACGACTCCATGTATCAGCCGGTGCAGCTACAGCTTCACCTGGCCAGGACGCCCAAATGGGGCCAGGACCTGATGCTGACACTGCATGCCTGGAGGGTCCCAGACAGATCCCATCTCAGGGGCCCCATTAGGCTGGTCCTGCGCTTCTGTGCCCAGGCCATGCTGCATGGGGGCAACATGCGGGGGGCCCTCTGGAGGCAAACACTGCGCTTGAAACTGAGCTTTGGGGAGG AAGTGCAGTGGCCACTCCTGCTGCCCTACAACAACTACAGAGACAAGCTAACGGACGAAAAGCTGATCCGTGTGTCTGGCATTGCCAAGGTCAAGGAGACGGGGAGGTCCATGCTGGTGCTGAAAGATATCTCACTGGAGCTCCCTCACTTATCTATCGAG GTATCTGAGAAGGCTGAGGTGGGCAAGGAGCTGAGAGTCTACATCACCCTCACCAACACCCAATCTGTGGCTCTGAGTAATTGCATAATCGTGCTGGAGGGAAGTGGCCTCATCGATGGACAGATATCAAGAGA CCTTGGAACTCTGATGGCCGGACACACCATTCAAATTCAGCTGAGCCTCTACCCCATCAAAACTGGGCATCGCCAGCTGCAAGTCCTCATCAGCAGCAAGGAGATCAAGGAGATCAAGGGCTACAAGGACATCCGGGTGGCTGCATCCAGGGCCCCCTGA
- the TGM7 gene encoding protein-glutamine gamma-glutamyltransferase Z isoform X2 gives MDQALELRSVDLQSPRNNKEHHTLEMGLTRLIVRRGQVFTVVLKFNRDFRPQTDHLTFVAETGPEPSELLGTRATFLPTPAQHGNVWSASDFTVDLNSLQVSLFTPASAAIGPYILTVVISQGRGPGVTYLLGTFILLFNPWSAEDDVYLPSDMLLQEYVMMDYGFVYKGHERFITVWPWNYGQFEDDIIDICFEILNKNLYFLKNPSKDCSQRSDVVYVCRVINSNDDNGVLQGNWGEDYSNGVSPLEWNGSVAILRQWSARGGQPVKYGQCWVFAAVMCTVMRCLGVPTRVVSNFQSAHNMDGNLTIDTYYDQTAEMLPTQRRDKIWNFHVWNECWMIRKDLPPGYNGWQALDPTPQQTSSGLFCCGPASVKAVKEGEVHLAYDTPFVYAEVNADEVIWLFGDGRALEILAHNTSYIGKEICTKMVGSDRRQNITGSYKYPEGSTKERSIFMKASRKMLGPRWTSSPFLDLLGSNDSMYQPVQLQLHLARTPKWGQDLMLTLHAWRVPDRSHLRGPIRLVLRFCAQAMLHGGNMRGALWRQTLRLKLSFGEEVQWPLLLPYNNYRDKLTDEKLIRVSGIAKVKETGRSMLVLKDISLELPHLSIEVSEKAEVGKELRVYITLTNTQSVALSNCIIVLEGSGLIDGQISRDLGTLMAGHTIQIQLSLYPIKTGHRQLQVLISSKEIKEIKGYKDIRVAASRAP, from the exons CCTTGGAGCTCCGCTCTGTCGACCTGCAGAGCCCCAGGAACAACAAGGAACACCACACACTGGAGATGGGTCTGACGCGGCTCATCGTCCGCCGCGGCCAGGTCTTCACCGTGGTCCTGAAATTCAATAGGGACTTCCGGCCCCAGACCGACCACCTCACCTTCGTGGCAGAGACAG GGCCAGAGCCCTCTGAGCTGCTGGGAACCCGAGCCACGTTCTTACCCACCCCGGCCCAACATGGGAATGTCTGGAGTGCTTCAGACTTCACCGTGGACCTGAACTCGCTCCAGGTTTCCCTCTTCACACCGGCCAGTGCAGCCATCGGCCCCTACATCCTGACGGTGGTGATCTCCCAGGGCAGGGGTCCCGGTGTGACTTACCTGCTGGGGACGTTCATCCTGCTCTTTAACCCTTGGAGTGCAG AGGACGATGTCTACCTACCAAGTGATATGCTGCTGCAGGAGTACGTCATGATGGACTACGGCTTTGTTTACAAGGGTCATGAAAGGTTCATCACTGTGTGGCCCTGGAACTACGGGCAG TTTGAAGATGACATCATAGATATCTGCTTTGAAATACTGAATAAGAACCTGTATTTCCTAAAGAACCCGTCCAAAGACTGTTCCCAGCGGAGCGACGTGGTGTACGTCTGCAGGGTG ATCAACAGCAACGATGACAATGGAGTGCTGCAGGGGAACTGGGGAGAGGACTACTCCAACGGGGTCAGCCCCCTGGAGTGGAACGGCAGCGTGGCCATCCTGCGGCAGTGGTCGGCCAGGGGTGGGCAGCCCGTGAAGTATGGTCAGTGCTGGGTCTTTGCAGCTGTTATGTGTACTG TAATGAGATGCCTAGGTGTTCCAACCCGCGTCGTATCCAATTTCCAGTCTGCCCACAACATGGATGGGAACCTGACCATCGACACCTACTACGACCAAACTGCAGAGATGCTGCCAACTCAGAGACGGGACAAGATATG GAATTTCCATGTCTGGAACGAGTGCTGGATGATCCGGAAAGATCTCCCACCAGGATACAACGGGTGGCAGGCGCTGGACCCCACTCCCCAACAAACCAGCAGTG GGCTGTTCTGCTGTGGCCCTGCCTCCGTGAAGGCTGTCAAGGAAGGGGAGGTCCACCTGGCCTATGACACCCCGTTTGTGTACGCCGAGGTGAATGCCGATGAAGTTATTTGGCTTTTTGGGGATGGCCGGGCCCTGGAAATCCTGGCTCACAACACCAGTTACATTGGGAAGGAAATCTGCACCAAGATGGTGGGGTCAGACCGGCGCCAGAACATCACCGGCTCCTACAAGTATCCAGAAG GATCTACTAAGGAGCGGTCTATATTCATGAAAGCTTCCCGGAAAATGCTGGGCCCGAGATGGACCTCTTCGCCCTTCCTCGATCTGCTGGGCTCCAACGACTCCATGTATCAGCCGGTGCAGCTACAGCTTCACCTGGCCAGGACGCCCAAATGGGGCCAGGACCTGATGCTGACACTGCATGCCTGGAGGGTCCCAGACAGATCCCATCTCAGGGGCCCCATTAGGCTGGTCCTGCGCTTCTGTGCCCAGGCCATGCTGCATGGGGGCAACATGCGGGGGGCCCTCTGGAGGCAAACACTGCGCTTGAAACTGAGCTTTGGGGAGG AAGTGCAGTGGCCACTCCTGCTGCCCTACAACAACTACAGAGACAAGCTAACGGACGAAAAGCTGATCCGTGTGTCTGGCATTGCCAAGGTCAAGGAGACGGGGAGGTCCATGCTGGTGCTGAAAGATATCTCACTGGAGCTCCCTCACTTATCTATCGAG GTATCTGAGAAGGCTGAGGTGGGCAAGGAGCTGAGAGTCTACATCACCCTCACCAACACCCAATCTGTGGCTCTGAGTAATTGCATAATCGTGCTGGAGGGAAGTGGCCTCATCGATGGACAGATATCAAGAGA CCTTGGAACTCTGATGGCCGGACACACCATTCAAATTCAGCTGAGCCTCTACCCCATCAAAACTGGGCATCGCCAGCTGCAAGTCCTCATCAGCAGCAAGGAGATCAAGGAGATCAAGGGCTACAAGGACATCCGGGTGGCTGCATCCAGGGCCCCCTGA